A single Oryctolagus cuniculus chromosome 16, mOryCun1.1, whole genome shotgun sequence DNA region contains:
- the LOC127488104 gene encoding olfactory receptor 7A10-like codes for MEPGNGTQIIEFLLLGLSEDPALQPLICGLFLSMYLVTVAGNLLIILAILSDPHLHTPMYFFLSNLSLVDVCFTSTTVPKMLVNIQTQSKAISYAGCITQMFFFILFAGLDDFLLAVMAYDRFVAICHPLHYKVIMNPQLCVQLVLVSWVISVLNSLLQSLMVLRLSFCAHLEIPHFFCELNQVVLLTCSDTFPNDMVMYFAAGLLFCGPLAGILYSYSKIISSIRAISSAQGKYKAFSTCASHLSVVSLFYCTCLGVYFSFSATHSSATASVMYTVVTPMLNPFIYSLRNKDMMGALKRLFTRKP; via the coding sequence ATGGAGCCTGGGAATGGGACTCAGATAATTGAATTTCTTCTGCTGGGACTCTCTGaggacccagcactgcagcccctcatatgtgggctcttcctctccatgtacctggtcactgtggctgggaacctgctcatcatcctggccatcctctcagacccccacctccacacgcccatgtacttcttcctctccaacctgtCCTTGGTGGACGTCTGCTTCACCTCCACCACCGTCCCCAAGATGCTGGTGAACATCCAGACGCAGAGCAAAGCCATCAGCTATGCAGGCTGCATCACCCAGATGTTCTTCTTCATActctttgcagggctggacgactTCCTCCTGGCTGTGATGGCCTATGACAGGTTTGTGGCCATCTGTCACCCCCTGCACTACAAGGTCATCATGAACCCCCAGCTCTGTGTGCAGCTGGTCCTGGTATCCTGGGTCATCAGTGTCCTGAATTCCTTGCTACAAAGTTTAATGGTGCTGCGGCTGTCCTTCTGTGCACACCTGGAAATCCCCCACTTCTTCTGTGAACTGAACCAAGTAGTTCTACTCACCTGCTCTGACACCTTTCCCAATGACATGGTCATGTATTTTGCAGCAGGCTTGCTGTTCTGTGGCCCCCTGGCTGGGATCCTGTACTCCTACTCTAAGATCATCTCCTCCATCCGTGCCATCTCCTCAGCTCAGGGGAAGTATAAAGcattctccacctgtgcctctcacctcTCTGTTGTCTCCTTATTTTATTGCACCTGCCTGGGTGTTTACTTTAGTTTCTCTGCTACCCACTCCTCTGCCACAGCCTCCGTGATGTACACCGTGGTcacccccatgctgaaccccttcatctacagcctAAGGAATAAGGACATGATGGGCGCACTGAAAAGACTCTTCACCAGGAAGCCATAA